A single region of the Candidatus Margulisiibacteriota bacterium genome encodes:
- the rpsL gene encoding 30S ribosomal protein S12 has product MATINQLIKKGRRKKVFKTKSPAMASCAQKRGVCMKVYTTTPKKPNSALRKVARVVLSNKEEVTAYIPGEGHNLQEHSIVMIRGGRVKDLPGVRYHILRGALDTLGVEKRRQGRSKYGAKRPKPEKK; this is encoded by the coding sequence ATGGCAACGATAAATCAATTGATCAAAAAAGGCCGGAGAAAAAAAGTTTTTAAAACCAAATCTCCCGCTATGGCGTCCTGTGCGCAGAAGCGCGGCGTCTGCATGAAGGTTTACACAACCACTCCCAAAAAACCAAATTCCGCGTTGCGCAAAGTCGCGCGTGTGGTGCTGTCTAATAAAGAAGAAGTCACCGCCTATATCCCGGGCGAGGGGCACAATCTGCAGGAACACTCGATCGTGATGATCCGCGGCGGGCGCGTAAAAGACCTGCCCGGTGTGCGTTACCATATTTTGCGCGGTGCGCTGGACACGCTCGGCGTGGAAAAACGCCGGCAAGGGCGTTCCAAATACGGCGCGAAACGGCCAAAGCCCGAAAAGAAATAA